In Silene latifolia isolate original U9 population chromosome X, ASM4854445v1, whole genome shotgun sequence, the following proteins share a genomic window:
- the LOC141617679 gene encoding protein FAR1-RELATED SEQUENCE 5-like: MYKAFGDPSSFDSTFLSNRHQMPFCPFVGVNHHGSTILYAAALISYEDTESFEWVFEKWMECMGRAPTVLLTDQCKAMEGAIKKVFPETKHRLCLWHILQNADKNLKDHPQFPQIDRDLRTLVHESITEEELQDMWDNFMEKYNLRRNKWLRGAWDMRQRWMPVFWKDTFCAGMSSTQRSEQTNRFIKTYMSIETARCNS; the protein is encoded by the coding sequence ATGTACAAGGCTTTTGGTGACCCATCATCGTTCGATAGTACATTCCTAAGTAACAGGCACCAGATGCCTTTCTGTCCATTCGTTGGAGTTAATCATCATGGAAGTACAATATTATATGCAGCGGCTTTAATTTCATACGAAGACACCGAGTCATTCGAGTGGGTGTTTGAGAAGTGGATGGAATGTATGGGGAGAGCTCCGACCGTCTTACTAACTGATCAATGTAAAGCAATGGAAGGGGCAATCAAGAAAGTGTTCCCGGAGACTAAACATAGATTATGCCTTTGGCATATTCTTCAAAACGCGGATAAGAATCTAAAAGACCACCCACAATTTCCTCAGATTGACAGAGATTTGCGTACGCTTGTGCACGAGAGTATCACGGAGGAGGAACTGCAAGATATGTGGGACAATTTCATGGAAAAATACAACTTGCGACGCAACAAATGGTTGAGGGGTGCATGGGATATGAGACAGCGGTGGATGCCTGTTTTTTGGAAAGACACTTTCTGTGCGGGTATGTCTTCTACTCAGAGGAGTGAACAAACAAACAGATTTATTAAAACGTACATGAGCATAGAAACCGCCCGATGCAATTCATGA